The following proteins are co-located in the Telopea speciosissima isolate NSW1024214 ecotype Mountain lineage chromosome 9, Tspe_v1, whole genome shotgun sequence genome:
- the LOC122640016 gene encoding U11/U12 small nuclear ribonucleoprotein 25 kDa protein-like isoform X1, protein MEEMEPNVKGEESVIGYNSSNVKKARLQSMLSALLNDPILADVPKKPTLADVDTLMNLELGSAMRISIVKMDNTTFDVAVLNSATVKDLKLAIKMKTNDMEQSQLGHRHISWKHIWANFCLSHNNEKLIDDNALLQDFGIRNNSRVHFISFIMSRVYRKHTRRRKHRFFHGRK, encoded by the exons TGGAAGAGATGGAGCCAAATGTGAAGGGTGAGGAATCAGTAATAGGATATAATAGCAGTAATGTAAAGAAGGCACGATTACAGTCGATGCTTTCGGCCCTCCTCAATGACCCCATACTGGCTGATGTTCCAAAGAAACCCACCCTCGCTGATGTGGACACCTTGATGAACTTGGAATTAGGCAGTGCTATGAGAATTTCCATTGTTAAAATGGATAATACTACATTCG ATGTTGCAGTGTTGAATTCGGCAACCGTTAAGGATTTGAAATTGGCaatcaaaatgaaaacaaatGATATGGAACAGTCTCAGTTGGGACATCGTCACATTTCATG GAAGCATATTTGGGCTAACTTTTGTCTTTCCCACAATAATGAGAAGCTCATTGATGATAATGCTCTACTTCAGGATTTTGGCATACGTAATAACTCTCGG GTACACTTTATTTCCTTTATCATGTCAAGGGTATATCGGAAACACACTCGGAGGAGAAAACATCGCTTCTTTCATGGTCGCAAATGA